From the genome of Mycobacterium dioxanotrophicus, one region includes:
- a CDS encoding alpha/beta fold hydrolase, with protein MTSTSRLSTRTVTVPGARLHYEVRGDGPLLVILGAPMSAAEFAPLAHALAADHTVVTTDPRGVAASVVDDPHQDSTPDLRADDVAAIIDDIGADTADVFGSSGGAVTGLALVARHPGRVRTLVAHEPPLLELLPDADAQRAATDDIVATFHRDGHHAAFAQFMITAGFDLPDDAQPGPPGEPDPNEEANAAHFFGHELRPTTRYLPDLEALRSARVVLGLGVDSGRLLTQRTTVALAELLGASPFMFPGDHGGFLSEPGVFANALRLALA; from the coding sequence ATGACTTCCACGAGCCGCCTGTCCACCCGCACCGTCACCGTCCCGGGTGCGCGCCTGCACTACGAGGTGCGTGGGGACGGCCCACTGCTGGTGATCCTCGGCGCCCCGATGTCGGCCGCCGAGTTCGCACCGCTGGCGCACGCGCTGGCTGCCGATCACACCGTCGTGACCACTGATCCGCGCGGCGTCGCCGCCAGCGTCGTCGACGACCCGCACCAGGACTCCACCCCCGACCTGCGTGCCGACGACGTCGCGGCCATCATCGACGACATCGGCGCGGATACGGCCGACGTGTTCGGCTCGTCCGGCGGTGCGGTGACGGGCCTCGCGCTGGTCGCCCGGCACCCCGGCCGGGTGCGCACGCTGGTCGCCCACGAGCCACCGCTGCTCGAACTGCTGCCCGATGCCGACGCGCAACGGGCGGCCACCGACGACATCGTCGCGACGTTTCACCGCGACGGGCATCACGCGGCGTTCGCGCAGTTCATGATCACCGCCGGGTTCGACCTGCCCGACGATGCCCAGCCCGGTCCGCCCGGGGAACCGGATCCGAACGAAGAGGCCAACGCGGCGCACTTCTTCGGCCACGAATTGCGGCCCACCACGCGGTACCTACCCGACCTTGAGGCGCTGCGCAGCGCGCGGGTGGTGCTCGGGCTCGGCGTGGATTCGGGGCGGCTGCTCACCCAGCGCACAACCGTCGCGCTGGCCGAGCTACTGGGCGCCTCCCCGTTCATGTTTCCCGGCGACCACGGCGGATTCCTCAGCGAGCCAGGCGTTTTCGCGAACGCGCTGCGACTGGCATTGGCCTAG
- a CDS encoding outer membrane protein assembly factor BamB family protein: MNQWGSSPWGDNDGQPGASGSTESPFDAPEVRQEAPPVFGASPGFPTYPQTQAWGQPPQPGYGYPPQFAPQTPDGPRHRGKVIGIVVSAVVVVLALVIGSVVVWKFSSGGSDADTDTTAGKAEVASAEARPPAEIKLPSLSAAPTTLWSYPPAGDSSSYMSVLGGDSKTVIVKLGDSIIGLDAAGGSQLWQQPWPKSNGDYVYCVVGTSGDTAMCVGDKTAAIVDMLTGTTKSTVSGQSGSSGHSGSGLLAYVDNTNGVTVFDDSGQQLWTKSMTGVVQPLLDQRIIAAKAPTGTKFYDAKTGDDLFSIGIVDDLIATSRGIAVSVRGSSVDVQPDRYPKQRIDFYSFTGKKAWSIPEDAHYRLPHTALLTSYTLPRSVENSTSGVALPIVYSEDNGEIAGVDDATGEIRWSQQVPLVPHTLPSLSGIGDLCIVAIPTAEPGAGAPRVRVRKCTDATGALVADAQGGSGPGLVAVNGDQTVIGGLGSDATTAYDAATGQQLWQLGRDAGTFTLVGDALYSASLGRVSRVS, encoded by the coding sequence GTGAACCAGTGGGGGAGTTCGCCGTGGGGCGACAATGACGGTCAGCCAGGGGCATCGGGGTCCACCGAGTCGCCGTTCGACGCACCCGAGGTCCGCCAGGAAGCTCCACCGGTCTTCGGGGCTTCGCCGGGGTTTCCGACCTACCCGCAAACGCAGGCGTGGGGACAGCCGCCACAGCCGGGCTACGGCTACCCGCCGCAGTTCGCCCCGCAGACGCCAGACGGTCCGCGGCACCGCGGCAAGGTCATCGGAATCGTCGTCTCCGCGGTGGTGGTCGTCCTCGCCCTGGTGATCGGTTCGGTCGTCGTGTGGAAGTTCAGCTCGGGAGGCTCCGACGCCGACACCGACACCACGGCAGGCAAGGCCGAGGTCGCGTCGGCAGAAGCGCGTCCGCCCGCCGAGATCAAGCTGCCCTCGCTGAGCGCGGCGCCCACCACGCTGTGGAGCTATCCGCCGGCAGGGGACTCCAGCAGTTATATGAGTGTCCTCGGCGGCGATAGCAAGACCGTCATCGTCAAGCTCGGCGACTCCATCATCGGACTCGACGCGGCAGGCGGCTCGCAGTTGTGGCAGCAGCCATGGCCGAAGTCAAACGGTGACTACGTCTACTGCGTGGTCGGCACGTCGGGTGACACGGCCATGTGCGTCGGCGACAAGACGGCAGCGATCGTCGACATGTTGACCGGAACCACGAAGAGCACCGTGTCCGGGCAGTCCGGCAGTAGCGGCCACAGTGGCTCTGGACTGCTGGCCTATGTGGACAACACCAACGGCGTCACGGTGTTCGACGATTCCGGACAGCAGCTCTGGACCAAGTCGATGACGGGTGTGGTCCAGCCCTTGCTGGACCAGCGCATCATCGCGGCGAAGGCGCCCACGGGCACGAAGTTCTATGACGCCAAAACCGGAGACGATCTGTTCTCCATCGGCATAGTCGACGATTTGATCGCCACCAGTCGCGGCATCGCAGTGTCGGTGCGTGGCAGTTCGGTCGATGTTCAGCCCGACCGGTACCCGAAGCAGCGGATCGACTTCTACTCCTTCACCGGGAAGAAAGCGTGGAGCATTCCCGAAGATGCGCACTATCGCCTGCCGCACACCGCGCTTCTCACCTCCTACACGTTGCCGCGGTCGGTGGAGAATTCGACGTCGGGGGTCGCGTTGCCGATCGTGTACAGCGAGGACAACGGGGAGATCGCCGGGGTCGACGATGCCACCGGAGAGATCCGCTGGTCGCAGCAGGTGCCACTGGTACCGCACACCCTCCCCAGCCTGTCCGGAATCGGTGACCTCTGTATCGTCGCGATCCCGACTGCCGAGCCGGGCGCAGGTGCGCCGCGGGTGCGGGTGCGCAAGTGCACGGACGCGACCGGCGCGCTCGTCGCCGACGCACAGGGCGGTAGCGGCCCAGGTCTGGTAGCCGTCAATGGCGACCAGACCGTCATCGGCGGTCTCGGTTCTGATGCGACGACGGCGTACGACGCTGCGACCGGTCAGCAGCTATGGCAATTGGGCAGAGATGCCGGAACCTTCACGTTGGTCGGCGACGCGCTCTACAGCGCATCGCTCGGCAGGGTGTCGCGGGTCTCCTGA
- a CDS encoding amidase gives MDDSLVFGSATAMAAALRRRDVSAREVLAAHVAQIDRYNGAVNAIVTLDVEGAEQAAAEADRRCAAGEPLGPLHGLPIAFKDTHATAGLRTTFGSPLHANWIPEQDDEIVRRIQGAGAIRVGKTNVPEFAAGSHSFNPVFGTTRNPYALDRSAGGSSGGAAAALASGMQPIADGSDMGGSLRNPASFCNVVGLRPTTGRVPDPAAAWAYPNLATSGPMGRTVDDVALLLSVIAGPHRDDPLSLADDPAGFASVKPVALKGLRVAWAPTLGDRVPVDAEVLAPLETAAKVFAELGAHVEPACPDLDGADATFRTLRAVEFDTLWGEQLDATPEAFKPDLAWNIREGRARTAGDIGRALAELTRLQRAANVFFDTYDVLLAPVSQVAPFDAEQLWPTEVAGVAQHNYLDWMAAAYLITVLGVPAISVPAGFTAGGLPVGLQIITRARGEQALLGVAAAFEAATEHGIRRPALTSENRS, from the coding sequence GTGGACGATTCATTGGTCTTCGGTAGTGCCACCGCGATGGCGGCAGCGCTGCGGCGCCGCGACGTATCCGCACGCGAAGTGCTCGCGGCCCACGTCGCGCAGATCGACCGGTACAACGGCGCCGTCAACGCAATCGTGACCCTCGACGTCGAGGGAGCCGAGCAGGCCGCCGCCGAGGCCGACCGGCGGTGCGCGGCGGGTGAACCGCTGGGCCCGCTGCACGGGCTGCCGATCGCGTTCAAGGACACCCACGCCACCGCAGGCCTGCGCACCACCTTCGGTTCTCCCTTGCACGCCAACTGGATTCCAGAGCAGGACGACGAAATCGTGCGACGTATCCAGGGCGCGGGCGCCATTCGGGTCGGCAAGACCAATGTGCCCGAGTTCGCGGCCGGATCCCATTCGTTCAACCCGGTTTTCGGGACGACCCGCAACCCGTACGCCCTGGATCGGTCGGCCGGCGGCAGCAGCGGCGGTGCGGCAGCCGCGTTGGCGAGCGGCATGCAACCCATCGCCGACGGCAGCGACATGGGTGGTTCCCTGCGCAACCCGGCGTCGTTCTGCAACGTCGTGGGTCTACGGCCGACGACGGGCCGAGTTCCCGACCCCGCCGCGGCCTGGGCGTACCCGAACCTGGCGACGTCCGGTCCCATGGGCCGCACCGTCGACGACGTCGCGCTGCTGCTGTCGGTGATCGCCGGGCCGCATCGCGACGACCCACTGTCGCTGGCCGACGACCCGGCCGGGTTCGCCAGCGTGAAACCTGTTGCGCTCAAAGGGCTTCGCGTGGCGTGGGCGCCGACCCTCGGCGACCGCGTCCCGGTCGACGCCGAGGTGCTGGCTCCGCTGGAAACCGCTGCCAAGGTGTTCGCCGAGCTCGGTGCGCACGTCGAGCCCGCGTGTCCCGACCTCGACGGCGCCGACGCGACGTTCCGCACCTTGCGCGCCGTCGAGTTCGACACGCTGTGGGGTGAGCAGCTCGACGCCACGCCGGAGGCGTTCAAGCCCGACCTGGCGTGGAACATTCGGGAAGGCCGTGCCAGAACCGCGGGTGACATCGGCCGGGCGCTGGCCGAACTGACCCGGCTACAGCGGGCCGCCAACGTCTTCTTCGACACCTACGACGTGTTGCTCGCTCCGGTGAGCCAGGTCGCCCCCTTCGACGCCGAACAGCTCTGGCCTACCGAGGTCGCGGGCGTGGCGCAGCACAACTACCTCGACTGGATGGCAGCGGCCTACCTCATCACCGTGCTCGGCGTGCCTGCCATCTCGGTCCCCGCCGGTTTCACTGCCGGCGGGCTGCCCGTCGGGCTGCAGATCATCACGCGCGCTCGTGGCGAACAGGCGCTGCTCGGCGTCGCCGCCGCATTCGAAGCCGCCACCGAACACGGCATCCGGCGGCCCGCCCTCACCTCGGAGAACCGCTCATGA
- a CDS encoding sodium:solute symporter family protein, with protein MNALTVYIVIGLFAIGAIGVAGSRARKLDEWTVSGRSFRRWRSWFLQAGESLTTFSFLGLSGIAFGGGVSATFALAYLSISAIGMYFVAPRLWRLGKGRGYLTMADFFIDRFDSVPLGKVVAVVGAIFLLPYLELQITGLGLIVELATGNASSRGLSMVIASVLVIVFVVWAGIRGISRVAVVKDALMVVALLIVVGGVGFGIAGIPEVFSRVQGAQPELLTLSAPGYDTTFFVTAVVVTSIGAGLNVFPHLWPPVLAARSGEILRSNYTWLAFYQLLLFAPIIVGLGATLILPAATTGNHVLLDTATHTLPDWLVAVIAIGGASAAMVPAAAIVMGISTLVSRNLITGGSEKTRMRVNTAVVAAAIILALGFGLGGASISSLLLLTYGGLTQLAPAILVALRGRVTVGAVPVLIGIVIGVLVVSWITFFEIPIGSWDSGFIALGPNIVAVIIAEAIRRRMPRAAINQEVPVAR; from the coding sequence ATGAACGCGCTCACGGTCTACATCGTGATCGGGTTGTTCGCCATCGGCGCGATCGGCGTCGCGGGCAGCCGCGCCAGGAAACTCGACGAGTGGACCGTCAGCGGCCGCAGCTTCCGCCGGTGGCGGTCATGGTTCCTGCAGGCCGGCGAATCGCTGACCACGTTCAGCTTTCTCGGGTTGTCCGGGATCGCGTTCGGCGGCGGCGTCAGTGCCACGTTCGCCCTTGCGTACCTGTCGATCTCGGCGATCGGCATGTATTTCGTCGCGCCCCGGCTGTGGCGACTCGGCAAGGGCCGCGGCTATCTGACCATGGCCGACTTCTTCATCGACCGGTTCGACAGCGTGCCACTGGGCAAGGTGGTCGCGGTGGTCGGCGCCATCTTTCTGCTGCCCTACCTCGAACTGCAGATCACCGGGCTCGGGCTGATCGTCGAGCTGGCCACCGGCAACGCGTCCAGCCGCGGGCTCTCGATGGTCATCGCCAGCGTGCTGGTCATCGTGTTCGTCGTCTGGGCCGGTATCCGCGGCATCTCGCGGGTCGCAGTGGTCAAGGACGCGCTCATGGTGGTCGCGCTGCTCATCGTGGTGGGCGGTGTCGGGTTCGGCATCGCAGGCATCCCCGAGGTCTTCTCACGGGTGCAGGGTGCTCAACCGGAGCTGCTGACCCTGTCCGCGCCCGGGTACGACACCACGTTCTTCGTCACGGCGGTCGTCGTCACCTCGATCGGCGCCGGCCTCAACGTCTTTCCGCACCTGTGGCCCCCGGTGCTGGCCGCGCGCAGCGGTGAGATCCTGCGCAGCAACTACACCTGGCTCGCGTTCTACCAGCTGTTGCTGTTCGCGCCGATCATCGTCGGGCTCGGCGCCACCCTGATCCTGCCGGCCGCCACCACCGGGAACCATGTCCTTCTCGACACCGCGACGCACACCCTGCCGGACTGGCTGGTGGCGGTCATCGCCATCGGCGGTGCCTCGGCGGCGATGGTTCCGGCGGCCGCGATCGTCATGGGCATCTCAACCCTGGTATCCCGCAACCTGATCACCGGTGGTTCCGAGAAGACCCGGATGCGGGTCAACACCGCCGTCGTCGCGGCGGCCATCATCCTGGCGCTCGGCTTCGGACTCGGTGGTGCCAGCATCTCCAGCCTGCTGTTGCTCACCTACGGCGGGCTGACCCAGCTCGCCCCCGCGATCCTGGTGGCACTGCGAGGACGAGTCACTGTGGGCGCCGTCCCGGTGCTGATCGGGATCGTGATCGGAGTACTGGTCGTCAGTTGGATCACGTTCTTCGAGATTCCGATCGGCAGTTGGGATTCCGGCTTCATCGCGCTGGGCCCCAACATCGTGGCAGTGATCATCGCCGAGGCGATCCGACGCCGGATGCCTCGCGCTGCGATCAACCAGGAAGTACCGGTTGCGAGGTGA
- a CDS encoding Lrp/AsnC family transcriptional regulator, translated as MPEPLDPLARRITEALQVNGRASWRRIAQVLDEPVRTVARRGAALLEDGTVQVVGLTALAPTHLLRLRCRPDTVHAVARTLASWPQTVFVYVLAESAEVITEVTADFDALPALLGAELDGVLTHRLTPVLQYFRTVAEWRAGVLSPAEVAELELPDVPPEQTRTGLLVDDVDRAIIDALVADGRTPFETIATLAGFSEATARRRIDQLIQRGVVRIRAVVGPALLGLPVEALLWIRCAPQHAEHIGTALARSPLVRYAAMVMGEYPVVVDVTARDVAELRDFLVNGPWESRVESVHATLLIQTYKRGGVVTAALK; from the coding sequence GTGCCGGAACCACTCGACCCACTCGCCCGACGGATCACCGAGGCCCTCCAGGTCAACGGGAGGGCCTCATGGCGGCGGATCGCACAGGTGCTCGACGAGCCGGTCCGCACCGTTGCCCGCCGCGGTGCCGCACTCTTGGAGGACGGTACGGTTCAGGTCGTCGGCCTGACCGCGTTGGCACCGACGCATCTGCTGCGGCTGCGGTGCCGACCGGACACGGTCCATGCGGTGGCGCGCACCCTGGCATCGTGGCCGCAGACGGTGTTCGTTTACGTCCTGGCCGAATCCGCCGAAGTGATCACCGAGGTGACGGCGGACTTCGACGCGCTGCCAGCACTACTCGGCGCGGAACTGGACGGCGTGCTGACCCACCGCTTGACCCCGGTGCTGCAGTACTTCAGGACCGTCGCCGAATGGCGTGCCGGTGTGCTGAGCCCCGCAGAGGTCGCCGAACTCGAATTGCCCGACGTCCCACCGGAACAGACCCGGACGGGTCTGCTGGTCGACGATGTCGACCGCGCCATCATCGATGCGCTCGTCGCCGACGGGCGCACCCCGTTCGAGACGATCGCGACGCTGGCCGGGTTCTCCGAGGCCACCGCCCGGCGGCGCATCGATCAATTGATCCAGCGCGGTGTGGTCCGTATTCGCGCCGTCGTCGGTCCGGCCCTGCTGGGGCTGCCCGTCGAAGCCCTGCTGTGGATCCGGTGCGCACCCCAGCACGCCGAACACATCGGAACCGCGCTCGCCCGTTCACCTCTCGTGCGTTACGCGGCCATGGTGATGGGCGAGTATCCGGTCGTGGTCGACGTCACCGCCCGCGACGTCGCCGAGCTACGCGACTTTCTCGTCAACGGCCCCTGGGAATCTCGCGTCGAGTCGGTCCACGCGACCCTGCTGATCCAGACCTACAAGCGTGGCGGTGTGGTGACCGCAGCACTGAAATGA